DNA from Marinagarivorans cellulosilyticus:
CCGCGATTCCCCTTTGGGGTGGTAGGCTGTTGATCCGAAAATAATTGATCAAAAAATGATCTTATCTATACTAACAAAATAACGGGTCGGCAAGTAAGGCCGTGGTTAGCTGCCAAGCCGTAAAAGCTGACAAACTCACAGGATGAACAAAAGGAGAAACAACTATGTTAATTTTAACTCGCCGTATCGGTGAAACATTAATGGTCGGTGATGATGTCACTGTGACTGTTTTGGGTGTTAAAGGTAATCAGGTGCGTATCGGCGTTAACGCGCCGAAAGAGATTGCTGTACACCGTGAAGAGATCTATCAGCGTATCCAGCGTGAAAAAGCCTTACAAGATCAGGCACCAGAGCCTGGTAATAGTTAATAGGCGTTTTTTTGGTGTGACGCGATAGTTTTTATTGGCTGAATATCAAAAAAT
Protein-coding regions in this window:
- the csrA gene encoding carbon storage regulator CsrA — protein: MLILTRRIGETLMVGDDVTVTVLGVKGNQVRIGVNAPKEIAVHREEIYQRIQREKALQDQAPEPGNS